In one window of Helianthus annuus cultivar XRQ/B chromosome 17, HanXRQr2.0-SUNRISE, whole genome shotgun sequence DNA:
- the LOC110921725 gene encoding uncharacterized protein LOC110921725, with protein MHDWAAPIIAAALFAFLAPGLIFQMPGKETAIGFMNMKTSVISMFIHTVLYGLFLILFLVVLDIHIYA; from the coding sequence ATGCATGATTGGGCGGCCCCTATCATAGCTGCAGCGTTGTTCGCGTTTCTCGCACCAGGACTCATCTTTCAAATGCCTGGAAAAGAGACAGCGATCGGTTTCATGAACATGAAAACTAGTGTGATCTCCATGTTTATACATACGGTTCTTTATGGGTTGTTTCTTATTTTGTTTCTTGTTGTTCTTGACATACATATCTATGCCTAG